Part of the Gemmatimonadaceae bacterium genome is shown below.
CCTCGAGGAAGGGTGGGAAGTCTGCGGCGTCGGGGCCCAGGTGGTGGACTACATCCAGCGCCACTGCTTCGACGACCTGGACGCGCCAATCATCCGCGTGCACCAGGAAGACGTCCCCATGCCCTACGCAAAGAGCCTCGAGCGCGCGGCCAAGCCCGATGTCGCCAAGACGGCCGCCGCCATCAAGCAGGTGATGTATGTGGGGGCTTGAGTCGCACCCGCGCCGCCCCGTCTCTCCCCAGCCGTCGCTGGGCCAGGCTTCCCCGTCTCCCGTCTAGCTCATATGGCAACCAAGGTCTTCATGGAGGCGCTCTCCCCAACGATGGAGGAAGGGCGCCTGGTCAAGTGGCTCCGGAACGAAGGCGACGCCGTCAAGAACGGTGAGACGCTCGCCGAGGTCGAGACGGACAAGGCGATCATGGAACTCGTCGCCCGCGGCGACGGGATCCTGCGCAAGCGCCTCATCGCCGAAGGGGCCACCACGCCCGTCGGCGCGCTGATCGGCATCATTGCAGCTGCCGACGAGAACATCGACGCCCTGCTCGGCGGCGCCCCCGCCGCGCCGGCGAGCACCGCCGCCGTTCCGGCGGCGCCCCCGGCAGCTGCACCGCCGGCCGCCGCGCCAGCCGCTCCGCCAGCCGCTCCGCCAGCTGCACCTTCCGCGGCAGCGTCGCCATCGCCGGCCCCGGCTCCGGCAGCGCCCAGCGCCGCCACTCCCATCCCCGCCGACGACGCCCGCCAGCGCTCCTCCCCCCTCGCCCGCCGCCTCGCCGCCGACCGCGGCATCGCGTTAGGCGCGGTCCACGGCTCCGGCCCCGGCGGCCGCATCATCAAGCGCGACGTCGAGGCCGCGGCAACCGGCACGGCAACCGGCGCGCCCAGTGGCGCGTCGGCGGCGCCGTCCGCCGCTGCCGCCCCCCGCTCCCCGTCGCTCGTCCCGACCGGCGACGCGTTCCGCGACGTCGCGTTGACGCAGATCCGCAAGACGATCGCCCGCCGACTCGCCGAGTCCATCGGCCCGGTGCCGACGTTCTACCTCACCGCCGAGTTCGACATGGAACGCGTCGCCGAGATGCGCGGCGCGATGGCGGAGCTGGGCGATGGCTACAAGGTCTCCTTCAACGACATCGTCCTCAAGGCGGTCGCCACGGCGCTGGCACAACATCCGGAATGCAACGCCCACTGGCTCGGCGACTCCATCCGCTACTGGAATCGCGTCCACATCGGGATGGCCGTCGCCATCGACGACGGACTCATCACCCCGGTGATCTTCGACGCCCACACCAAGGGGCTGGCGCAGATCGCCGCCGAGTCGCGCGACCTCGCCAAGCGCGCCCGCGAACGAAAGCTCAAGCCCGATGAATACAGCGGCTCGACCTTCTCCGTCTCCAACCTCGGGATGTTCGGGATCGACCAGTTCACCGCGATCATCAATCCCCCCGAAGCGGGGATCGTCGCCATCGGCGGGATCGAGTCGAAGCCGGTGGTCGTGGGCGGCGAGATCCAGGTGCGCCGACGCATGCGCGTGACGATGAGCTGCGACCACCGCGTCATCGACGGTGCCTCCGGCGCCAAGTTCCTCCAGACGCTGCGGCGCCTGATCGAGAACCCGCTCCTTCTGGTGTACTGATCCGGAGTGTTCCCCCGTGATCGGTGAGTCCGGCGCGCGCTTCGCCCCGCACATGCGCCGCCACCCGCCGGCGCATGTGCGGCCATGCCTAACTGTGAGCTGGCTCACATTCGTCAGCGGTATAATGGATGAGCACGTTGCACGACGGCACGCGCATGCGTCCTTGAGGGAGACGTTTCCCCCAAGGACGCATGCGCTTTTCGACCGCCCATCCCGTGGCGCCCCCGACGTGCGGAACGCCCTCCGCCGCGCCAACGGCGCCCGTGAGTCCCGACGCACTCCGCCACACCGCACACGTCGCCCGGCGCACGCGCCTGGCTCGTTCGCTTGCAGCTGCCGCCCTCACGCTCGGCGCCCTCGCGGCGACGGCGTGCGGGACGAGTGAAGGGGGAAACGCCACCGGATCGAACGGCCCCGACACGCCGAAGACCGGCGCGCTCACCGTCACCGTCGCCGGCGTTCCCGCCGGCTCGAGCGCGGCCATTCAGCTCACCGGCAGCGCGGGCTACGCGCGCACCATCAGCGCCACCGAGACCGTGAGCGCCCTCGCCCCCGGCGCCTATGAGCTGTCCGCCAGCGACGTCACGGCTGGTGCCGACCGTTACGGCGCCACCCCGCGCACGCAAGGCGTGACGATCACTGCCGGCGCGAGCGCCTCGGCCACCGTGGGATACGGAATCCTCACCGGGTCGTTGGCGATCACCGCCAGCGGACTCCCCACGGGGAGCACGACGAATGTGCAGGTGACGGGGCCCGACAGCTTCGCGCGAACTGTCACGGCCGGGACGACGCTGGGTGGCCTCGCCCCCGGCGCGTATCGCGTCACCGCCGCGTCGGTCACCGTCGAGAGCCACACCTACACGCCGCAAGCAGCCACGCTGGATGTTGCCGTGGCAGCGTCCACGACGCCGGTCCCCGTCGCGGTCGCGTACCAGATCGCCTCGGGGGCGCTGATCGTCGGGGTAACCGGGCTCCCCGGCGGCGCCACCGCGCAGGCCGTGGTCACCGGCCCAGGCGGCTTCCAGAAGACCGTCGCCTCCGGCGAGCTCCTCTCGAATCTCGTTCCGGGACCGTATCTCATCACCGCCGCGCCCGTGACGGTGGGTATCGACGGCTATCGCGTGTCCGCCCCGGTCTCGGTGGCGATCGTCGCCTCCACGACCCCCGTGAGCGTTCCCGTCGCCTACGCGCTCGCCACCGGCCGACTGGCCCTCGCGGTTGGCGGGCTCCCTGCCGGCGCTGCGGCAGCGGTCACCGTCACCGGCCCGGGCGGCTTTTCCACGGGCATCACGGCCACCGACACGCTCGTCGCCCTTGCACCTGGCGACTACACCATCGCCGCCACGCCGGTGGCCACCGCCACGCTCACCTACGGCCCCACGCCGGCCACGCAGGTCATCGCCGTCACCGCGGGGACCACGCCGGTTGCCGGATCGGTCGACTACGCCGTCACGACGGGGAGCCTGCTCGTTACCATCACCGGGTTGCCGCAAGCCCTGGCCGCGAGCGTCACCGTCACCGGACCCGCCAACTACTCGCAGCAGGTCGCCAACACCTCGACGCTCAGCAACCTCGCCCCCGGCACCTACACACTCACGGCAGCCAACGCCACCACCGGGTCGCACACCTACGCGCCGTCGCCTGCCTCTCGCAGCGTCACCGTCGTGGCTGGGCCGTCACCTGCAACAGCGGTCTTTGCCTACGCGCTCTCCACCGGGGGGATCCAGTTCGCCGTCAACGGCCTGGCGGGCAATGTCCCGGCCGACATCACGATCACCGGGCCGGGCGGCTACTCGCGGAACGTCACCGCGTCGCAGTTGCTCCTCGGCCTCACCGCGGGGATGTACACCATCACCGCGCGCAATGTCGCCAGCGGCGCCAACGCCTGGGCCCCCAACCCGGCATCACAGAACGTCGCGGTCCCGGCGTCCACCTTCACCGTCGATGCGGCGGTCACCTACGTGACCGCGATCGGGGCGCTCACCGTCACGGTGAACGGCCTCCCGGGCGGCGTGAACGCCGCCGTCACCGTCACGGGCGCCGGCGGCTACTCGCGCGCCGTGACGGCCACCACGACGATCACCGGCCTCGCCCAGGGGATCTACACCGTCAAGGCGAGCAGCGTGAGCAACGCCGGCACCACCTACACGCCCACTCCCGCCACGGGGAACGTTTC
Proteins encoded:
- a CDS encoding 2-oxo acid dehydrogenase subunit E2, translating into MATKVFMEALSPTMEEGRLVKWLRNEGDAVKNGETLAEVETDKAIMELVARGDGILRKRLIAEGATTPVGALIGIIAAADENIDALLGGAPAAPASTAAVPAAPPAAAPPAAAPAAPPAAPPAAPSAAASPSPAPAPAAPSAATPIPADDARQRSSPLARRLAADRGIALGAVHGSGPGGRIIKRDVEAAATGTATGAPSGASAAPSAAAAPRSPSLVPTGDAFRDVALTQIRKTIARRLAESIGPVPTFYLTAEFDMERVAEMRGAMAELGDGYKVSFNDIVLKAVATALAQHPECNAHWLGDSIRYWNRVHIGMAVAIDDGLITPVIFDAHTKGLAQIAAESRDLAKRARERKLKPDEYSGSTFSVSNLGMFGIDQFTAIINPPEAGIVAIGGIESKPVVVGGEIQVRRRMRVTMSCDHRVIDGASGAKFLQTLRRLIENPLLLVY